The Streptomyces noursei ATCC 11455 sequence CGTCCATGCCCCGTCCGCGCGGTTCCTGCCGGACGCCTACGCCTCGCTGTGCCGGCAGGAGTTGCCCCGGGGGTGGGAGTGGCGCTGGGTCGTCCAGGAGGACGGCAAGAGCGATGCGGTCGCTCCGCACGTGCCGGACGATCCGCGGGTGACGTTCCGGCAGGGGCGGCCCGGGGGGCCGGGGGTGGCGCGCACCATCGCCCTCTCCCGGGCGGACGGCGACTACGTCAAAGTCCTGGACGCCGACGACCAGTTGACGCCCGGCACGCTCGCCCGTGACCTGGCCGCCCTGGAGGGCGACCGCGACCTCGGCTGGGCGACCTCGCGCGTCCTGGATCTGTTGCCGGACGGCTCCACCGTCGGTTTCGAGGGGGATCCGGAGGCCGGGCCGATCGAGCGCGGCGCCGTCCTCGACTTCTGGACGGCGCATGATTTCCGCGCGCAGGTCCACCCGGCGTCCCTGTGTGTCCGCCGCGATCTGCTGCTCGCCCTGGGCGGTTGGATGGCCCTCCCGGCCTCCGAGGACACCGGGCTGCTGCTGGCGCTGAACGCCACCAGTCGCGGCTGGTTCTCCTCGGAGGTGGGGCTCCTCTACCGGAAGTGGCCCGGGCAGGTGACCAGTCAGGCGTCGCACGTCGAGGCGGCCGAGCGGGCGGCCCGGATGGCCGTCGTGGCGGCCCGGGCCCGTGAACTGGCCCGTTTCCCGTGGCGGTACCCGGCCGGCGACTGACCGGCGGCGGCCGACCGGCGCGCACGGCCCGGTCGGCCCCGGTCGGCCGCTCACGGTCGGGCGGCCGCCCGCTCGCGGTCGAACGGCAGGTCCAGCATGCGGATCGCGTTGCCGCGGAGCAGCTTGTAGGCCACGTCCTTCGGGAGGTGGCCCACGTGGTCGGCGGCGACGTCCCTGGTGTGCGGCCAGGTGGAGTCGACGTGCGGGTAGTCGGTCTCGAAGGTCGCGTTGTCGACCCCGACCGTTTCGATCGCCTCGATGCCGTGCTTGTCACGGAAGAAGCAGCAGAAGACCTGCCGGTAGTAGTACACCGAGGGCGGCTCCGGGATCAGGTCCTTCACCCCGCCCCACGCCCGGTGCTCCTCCCAGACGTCGTCGGCCCGTTCCAGGGCGTACGGGATCCAGCCCATCTGGCCCTCGCTGTAGGCGAGTTTCAGCCGGGGGAACTTCACCAGCACACCGCTGAACAGGAAGTCCATCATCGAGGCCATCGCGTTGTTGAAGCTCAGCGACGCCTGCACGGCCGGCGGCGCGTCCGGGGAGGCCGCCGGCATCTGCGACGACGACCCGATGTGCATGTTCACCACCGTCCCGGTCTCCTCGCAGGCCGCGAAGAACGGGTCCCAGTAGCCGGAGTGGATGGACGGCAGACCCAGGTAGGTGGGGATCTCGCTGAAGGTGACCGCCCGGACGCCGCGCGCGGCGTTGCGCTTGATCTCGGCGACGGCGAGGTCGATGTCCCACAGGGGGATCAGGCACAGCGGGATCAGCCGGCCGCCGCTGTCGCCGCACCACTCCTCCACCATCCAGTCGTTGTAGGCGCGGACGCAGGCCAGCCCGACCTCCTTGTCCTCCGCCTCGGCGAAGGTCTGGCCGCAGAACCGCGGGAAGGTCGGGAAGCAGAGCGACGCCTCGACGTGGTTGACGTCCATGTCCGCCAGCCGGGCCTTGGGGTCCCAGCAGCCGCGCCGCATCTGGTCGCGCGTGATGCCGTCGAGCGTCATCTCGTCGCGGGAGAAGCCCACGGCCGCGATGATGCGCTTGTACGGGAACAGCTGCCCCTCGTACTCCCACCAGTCGGTGATCTGGCCCTCCGGGTCCGTGGTGAAGCGGTACTTGCCGCCGACGTACGCCAGCTCACCGATGCCGGCGGTGAGGGGTTTCGGGCCGCGGTCCCGGTACTTCCGCGGGAGCCAC is a genomic window containing:
- a CDS encoding glycosyltransferase family 2 protein, giving the protein MPRRIIVVTAVHAPSARFLPDAYASLCRQELPRGWEWRWVVQEDGKSDAVAPHVPDDPRVTFRQGRPGGPGVARTIALSRADGDYVKVLDADDQLTPGTLARDLAALEGDRDLGWATSRVLDLLPDGSTVGFEGDPEAGPIERGAVLDFWTAHDFRAQVHPASLCVRRDLLLALGGWMALPASEDTGLLLALNATSRGWFSSEVGLLYRKWPGQVTSQASHVEAAERAARMAVVAARARELARFPWRYPAGD
- a CDS encoding amidohydrolase family protein translates to MTSGNGDNGGTAELPKVISVDDHVIEPAHLFETWLPRKYRDRGPKPLTAGIGELAYVGGKYRFTTDPEGQITDWWEYEGQLFPYKRIIAAVGFSRDEMTLDGITRDQMRRGCWDPKARLADMDVNHVEASLCFPTFPRFCGQTFAEAEDKEVGLACVRAYNDWMVEEWCGDSGGRLIPLCLIPLWDIDLAVAEIKRNAARGVRAVTFSEIPTYLGLPSIHSGYWDPFFAACEETGTVVNMHIGSSSQMPAASPDAPPAVQASLSFNNAMASMMDFLFSGVLVKFPRLKLAYSEGQMGWIPYALERADDVWEEHRAWGGVKDLIPEPPSVYYYRQVFCCFFRDKHGIEAIETVGVDNATFETDYPHVDSTWPHTRDVAADHVGHLPKDVAYKLLRGNAIRMLDLPFDRERAAARP